The Musa acuminata AAA Group cultivar baxijiao chromosome BXJ1-3, Cavendish_Baxijiao_AAA, whole genome shotgun sequence genome window below encodes:
- the LOC135631203 gene encoding uncharacterized protein LOC135631203 isoform X1 — translation MDTLIPEICRLLNDTLSPEKAVLASATDGLDRLSRFPHFPLSLLAVATGGDSQGVRLAAAAYLKNFVRSCMDDDPQSLELQRFRNQLAQALLQAEPAVLKVLVEVFRLIVVKNFVKENTWPELVPELTSVIQRSNLIIQDKNAQWSTLNALTVLQTILRPFQYFLNPKVRNESVPVQLEIIAQEILVPLQATFHDFVNKTLSFQDPFQDQVQSKLEEIILIICKCMYFSVRSYMPSALGPILPSFCHDLFRILDSLSLDGASDDGSLLRLKIAKRGLIIFSALVTRHRKHVDRLIPSVVDCAFKIAKQSGNICSSKTVKVMQNLDCISERIISLAFDVISYILESGPGWRVVSPHFSSLLDNAIFPALVLNQKDILEWDEDAEEYIRKNLPSDIDEISGWAEDLFTARKSAINLLSVIAMSKGPRIATATTKRKKADKSKGKQQESSIGELLVIPFLSKFPMPYHGDKASSKIVHNYYGVLMAYGGLPDFLRERNSEYTTTLVRNRVLPLYSSCPFVPYLVATANWIIGELASCLPQAMSSDVYDSLIKALTMPDINGINCYPVRASAAGAIIRLLENEYVPPDWLSVLEVVVNQIANGEKNESSFLFHLLGTAVEAGQNIISAHIPMLISSVVGAIVNHIPPIPDPWPQVVERGFAALAAITKTWEASSAGEALEHDDRKWESAQAVIARTFATLLYQAWAVSVQSIDSADRSTSPPLSCLDDASTLLGLILKSATKKNEIEELKIPELLALWSDLISDWHGWEEMEDLAVFDCIQEAVNLQRRCDSTNFLLTRISSRVSPGVDQSIIEGVSAFVTKGIMAYPSATWRACSCVHELLHVPSFSFQMQCVKQSIITSFTQAAFSHFKDLRNKPTGLWKPLLLVISSCYILCPEIVEQVLDRDEDNGFMIVACGLAHVSSRSFDSGISSVSEIKLAVITLEKFVERLVAFPLEDGNKVLQDCLVSLMEAFLHLKEVEEKEAKESDSEVIDDEYSDEEISDNEDSEDDDLEETQEEFLDRYAKAADELSEVVAGDIEDGVQDLELGPVDEIDVREEVLSLIRRHHQVLLKGQVLSSGLIQQMLDAFPECTPLLQVH, via the exons ATGGACACGCTGATTCCCGAGATTTGCCGGCTGCTCAACGACACCTTGAGTCCAGAGAAAGCCGTGCTAGCGTCCGCCACCGATGGCCTGGATCGTCTCTCGCGTTTTCCtcatttccccctctccctcctcgCAGTGGCCACAG GTGGTGACAGCCAGGGGGTAAGACTAGCAGCGGCTGCTTACCTGAAGAACTTTGTCCGAAGTTGTATGGATGACGATCCACAGTCTCTTGAACTTCAGAGGTTTCGGAACCAGCTAGCTCAGGCCCTGCTTCAAGCTGAACCTGCAGTTTTAAAAGTTCTAGTCGAAGTT TTTCGTCTGATTGTGGTGAAAAACTTTGTGAAGGAGAATACTTGGCCTGAACTTGTTCCCGAGCTAACATCGGTAATCCAAAGAAGCAATCTTATCATCCAAGATAAAAATGCTCAATGGAGTACCCTTAATGCACTTACAGTGCTTCAAACAATCCTAAGACCATTCCAG TactttttgaatccaaaagttcgAAATGAATCTGTACCAGTGCAGTTGGAGATAATAGCACAGGAAATACTTGTGCCTTTACAAGCAACATTTCATGACTTTGTTAATAAG ACGTTATCATTTCAAGATCCATTTCAAGATCAAGTACAAAGCAAGCTTGAGGAAATCATTCTTATTATATGCAAATGCATGTATTTTAGT GTAAGGTCATATATGCCATCTGCATTGGGCCCCATTTTACCTTCTTTTTGTCATGACTTGTTTCGGATACTGGATTCATTGAGTTTAGATGGTGCTTCTGATGATGGATCTCTGCTAAGACTGAAGATTGCAAAGAGAGGTTTGATAATTTTTTCTGCTTTGGTGACACGTCATCGGAAACACGTTGACAG GCTGATACCTAGTGTAGTAGATTGTGCATTCAAAATAGCTAAGCAGAGTGGTAACATATGT AGTTCTAAAACAGTGAAGGTCATGCAGAATTTGGATTGTATCTCAGAGCGGATTATCTCCTTGGCATTTGATGTCATCTCATATATATTAGAATCAGGCCCT GGATGGAGAGTTGTTTCACCCCATTTTTCTTCACTGCTTGATAATGCAATCTTCCCAGCGCTGGTTTTGAATCAAAAG GATATCTTAGAGTGGGATGAGGATGCTGAGGAGTACATACGGAAGAATCTCCCTTCTGATATT GATGAAATTTCCGGATGGGCTGAAGACTTATTTACTGCAAGGAAAAGTGCAATTAATTTACTTAGTGTTATTGCAATGTCGAAG GGTCCACGTATTGCCACTGCCACTACTAAACGTAAAAAAGCAGACAAGAGCAAAGGAAAACAACAGGAATCCTCTATCGGGGAACTCTTGGTTATACCATTCCTGTCCAAGTTTCCTATGCCCTATCATGGGGATAAGGCCTCATCAAAGATTGTGCACAA TTACTATGGTGTTTTGATGGCTTATGGCGGTCTTCCAGAT TTCCTGAGGGAGAGAAATTCTGAGTATACAACTACTTTAGTTAGAAACCGTGTGCTTCCATTGTATTCATCATGTCCATTTGTTCCATACTTGGTTGCCACAGCAAATTGGATAATTGGGGAGCTTGCTTCCTGCCTTCCTCAG GCCATGAGTTCAGATGTTTATGATTCATTGATCAAGGCATTGACTATGCCAGATATAAATGGTATTAATTGCTATCCTGTCCGTGCTTCTGCTGCTGGGGCCATCATAAGGCTTCTTGAG AATGAGTATGTTCCTCCTGACTGGCTGTCCGTCCTGGAAGTTGTGGTTAACCAGATTGCTAATGGAGAAAAAAATGAGTCATCTTTTCTGTTTCATCTTCTAGGCACTGCAGTTGAGGCTGGACAAAACATAATTTCTGCTCATATTCCAATGCTCATCTCTAGTGTGGTTGGTGCAATTGTCAATCACATACCTCCAATTCCGGACCCTTGGCCACAG GTGGTTGAGCGAGGTTTTGCTGCATTAGCAGCCATTACAAAGACCTGGGAGGCTTCTAGTGCAGGTGAAGCCCTGGAACATGATGACAGGAAGTGGGAGTCTGCCCAGGCAGTAATTGCAAGGACATTTGCAACTTTGTTGTATCAGGCTTGGGCAGTGTCTGTGCAGTCAATT GATTCAGCAGATAGAAGTACATCACCACCTCTATCATGTTTAGATGATGCCTCCACATTGCTTGGATTGATCTTGAAGTCTGCTACTAAAAAGAATGAAATTGAAGAATTGAAAATACCAGAGTTGTTAGCCTTATGGTCTGACCTTATATCAGACTGGCATGGTTGGGAAGAGATGGAGGACTTGGCAGTTTTTGATTGCATTCAAGAAGCTGTCAATCTACAGAGAAGATGTGATTCTACAAACTTCTTGTTGACAAGGATATCATCTCGTGTTTCTCCTGGTGTGGACCAATCGATTATTGAAGGTGTCTCTGCTTTTGTCACCAAGGGCATTATGGCATACCCATCTGCTACTTGGAGGGCTTGTTCATGTGTTCATGAATTACTACATGTCCCTTCGTTTTCATTTCAGATGCAATGTGTCAAGCAGTCCATTATTACTTCGTTCACACAGGCAGCTTTTTCTCATTTTAAGGATTTGCGTAACAAGCCTACTGGGCTTTGGAAGCCTTTGTTGCTGGTCATTTCATCATGCTATATATTGTGTCCTGAAATTGTTGAGCAAGTCTTAGACCGAGACGAGGATAATGGCTTTATGATTGTTGCATGCGGGTTGGCACATGTCTCATCAAGATCTTTTGATTCTGGTATTTCATCAGTATCTGAGATCAAGTTAGCTG TGATTACACTGGAAAAGTTTGTTGAGCGACTTGTAGCCTTCCCATTGGAGGATGGCAATAAGGTTTTGCAAGATTGTCTTGTGTCCTTGATGGAGGCATTCCTGCATCTTAAAGAAGTCGAGGAGAAAGAAGCTAAAGAGAGTGATAGCGAAGTCATAGATGATGAATATTCAGATGAAGAGATTAGTGATAATGAG
- the LOC135631203 gene encoding uncharacterized protein LOC135631203 isoform X2 — translation MDTLIPEICRLLNDTLSPEKAVLASATDGLDRLSRFPHFPLSLLAVATGGDSQGVRLAAAAYLKNFVRSCMDDDPQSLELQRFRNQLAQALLQAEPAVLKVLVEVFRLIVVKNFVKENTWPELVPELTSVIQRSNLIIQDKNAQWSTLNALTVLQTILRPFQYFLNPKVRNESVPVQLEIIAQEILVPLQATFHDFVNKTLSFQDPFQDQVQSKLEEIILIICKCMYFSVRSYMPSALGPILPSFCHDLFRILDSLSLDGASDDGSLLRLKIAKRGLIIFSALVTRHRKHVDRLIPSVVDCAFKIAKQSGNICNLDCISERIISLAFDVISYILESGPGWRVVSPHFSSLLDNAIFPALVLNQKDILEWDEDAEEYIRKNLPSDIDEISGWAEDLFTARKSAINLLSVIAMSKGPRIATATTKRKKADKSKGKQQESSIGELLVIPFLSKFPMPYHGDKASSKIVHNYYGVLMAYGGLPDFLRERNSEYTTTLVRNRVLPLYSSCPFVPYLVATANWIIGELASCLPQAMSSDVYDSLIKALTMPDINGINCYPVRASAAGAIIRLLENEYVPPDWLSVLEVVVNQIANGEKNESSFLFHLLGTAVEAGQNIISAHIPMLISSVVGAIVNHIPPIPDPWPQVVERGFAALAAITKTWEASSAGEALEHDDRKWESAQAVIARTFATLLYQAWAVSVQSIDSADRSTSPPLSCLDDASTLLGLILKSATKKNEIEELKIPELLALWSDLISDWHGWEEMEDLAVFDCIQEAVNLQRRCDSTNFLLTRISSRVSPGVDQSIIEGVSAFVTKGIMAYPSATWRACSCVHELLHVPSFSFQMQCVKQSIITSFTQAAFSHFKDLRNKPTGLWKPLLLVISSCYILCPEIVEQVLDRDEDNGFMIVACGLAHVSSRSFDSGISSVSEIKLAVITLEKFVERLVAFPLEDGNKVLQDCLVSLMEAFLHLKEVEEKEAKESDSEVIDDEYSDEEISDNEDSEDDDLEETQEEFLDRYAKAADELSEVVAGDIEDGVQDLELGPVDEIDVREEVLSLIRRHHQVLLKGQVLSSGLIQQMLDAFPECTPLLQVH, via the exons ATGGACACGCTGATTCCCGAGATTTGCCGGCTGCTCAACGACACCTTGAGTCCAGAGAAAGCCGTGCTAGCGTCCGCCACCGATGGCCTGGATCGTCTCTCGCGTTTTCCtcatttccccctctccctcctcgCAGTGGCCACAG GTGGTGACAGCCAGGGGGTAAGACTAGCAGCGGCTGCTTACCTGAAGAACTTTGTCCGAAGTTGTATGGATGACGATCCACAGTCTCTTGAACTTCAGAGGTTTCGGAACCAGCTAGCTCAGGCCCTGCTTCAAGCTGAACCTGCAGTTTTAAAAGTTCTAGTCGAAGTT TTTCGTCTGATTGTGGTGAAAAACTTTGTGAAGGAGAATACTTGGCCTGAACTTGTTCCCGAGCTAACATCGGTAATCCAAAGAAGCAATCTTATCATCCAAGATAAAAATGCTCAATGGAGTACCCTTAATGCACTTACAGTGCTTCAAACAATCCTAAGACCATTCCAG TactttttgaatccaaaagttcgAAATGAATCTGTACCAGTGCAGTTGGAGATAATAGCACAGGAAATACTTGTGCCTTTACAAGCAACATTTCATGACTTTGTTAATAAG ACGTTATCATTTCAAGATCCATTTCAAGATCAAGTACAAAGCAAGCTTGAGGAAATCATTCTTATTATATGCAAATGCATGTATTTTAGT GTAAGGTCATATATGCCATCTGCATTGGGCCCCATTTTACCTTCTTTTTGTCATGACTTGTTTCGGATACTGGATTCATTGAGTTTAGATGGTGCTTCTGATGATGGATCTCTGCTAAGACTGAAGATTGCAAAGAGAGGTTTGATAATTTTTTCTGCTTTGGTGACACGTCATCGGAAACACGTTGACAG GCTGATACCTAGTGTAGTAGATTGTGCATTCAAAATAGCTAAGCAGAGTGGTAACATATGT AATTTGGATTGTATCTCAGAGCGGATTATCTCCTTGGCATTTGATGTCATCTCATATATATTAGAATCAGGCCCT GGATGGAGAGTTGTTTCACCCCATTTTTCTTCACTGCTTGATAATGCAATCTTCCCAGCGCTGGTTTTGAATCAAAAG GATATCTTAGAGTGGGATGAGGATGCTGAGGAGTACATACGGAAGAATCTCCCTTCTGATATT GATGAAATTTCCGGATGGGCTGAAGACTTATTTACTGCAAGGAAAAGTGCAATTAATTTACTTAGTGTTATTGCAATGTCGAAG GGTCCACGTATTGCCACTGCCACTACTAAACGTAAAAAAGCAGACAAGAGCAAAGGAAAACAACAGGAATCCTCTATCGGGGAACTCTTGGTTATACCATTCCTGTCCAAGTTTCCTATGCCCTATCATGGGGATAAGGCCTCATCAAAGATTGTGCACAA TTACTATGGTGTTTTGATGGCTTATGGCGGTCTTCCAGAT TTCCTGAGGGAGAGAAATTCTGAGTATACAACTACTTTAGTTAGAAACCGTGTGCTTCCATTGTATTCATCATGTCCATTTGTTCCATACTTGGTTGCCACAGCAAATTGGATAATTGGGGAGCTTGCTTCCTGCCTTCCTCAG GCCATGAGTTCAGATGTTTATGATTCATTGATCAAGGCATTGACTATGCCAGATATAAATGGTATTAATTGCTATCCTGTCCGTGCTTCTGCTGCTGGGGCCATCATAAGGCTTCTTGAG AATGAGTATGTTCCTCCTGACTGGCTGTCCGTCCTGGAAGTTGTGGTTAACCAGATTGCTAATGGAGAAAAAAATGAGTCATCTTTTCTGTTTCATCTTCTAGGCACTGCAGTTGAGGCTGGACAAAACATAATTTCTGCTCATATTCCAATGCTCATCTCTAGTGTGGTTGGTGCAATTGTCAATCACATACCTCCAATTCCGGACCCTTGGCCACAG GTGGTTGAGCGAGGTTTTGCTGCATTAGCAGCCATTACAAAGACCTGGGAGGCTTCTAGTGCAGGTGAAGCCCTGGAACATGATGACAGGAAGTGGGAGTCTGCCCAGGCAGTAATTGCAAGGACATTTGCAACTTTGTTGTATCAGGCTTGGGCAGTGTCTGTGCAGTCAATT GATTCAGCAGATAGAAGTACATCACCACCTCTATCATGTTTAGATGATGCCTCCACATTGCTTGGATTGATCTTGAAGTCTGCTACTAAAAAGAATGAAATTGAAGAATTGAAAATACCAGAGTTGTTAGCCTTATGGTCTGACCTTATATCAGACTGGCATGGTTGGGAAGAGATGGAGGACTTGGCAGTTTTTGATTGCATTCAAGAAGCTGTCAATCTACAGAGAAGATGTGATTCTACAAACTTCTTGTTGACAAGGATATCATCTCGTGTTTCTCCTGGTGTGGACCAATCGATTATTGAAGGTGTCTCTGCTTTTGTCACCAAGGGCATTATGGCATACCCATCTGCTACTTGGAGGGCTTGTTCATGTGTTCATGAATTACTACATGTCCCTTCGTTTTCATTTCAGATGCAATGTGTCAAGCAGTCCATTATTACTTCGTTCACACAGGCAGCTTTTTCTCATTTTAAGGATTTGCGTAACAAGCCTACTGGGCTTTGGAAGCCTTTGTTGCTGGTCATTTCATCATGCTATATATTGTGTCCTGAAATTGTTGAGCAAGTCTTAGACCGAGACGAGGATAATGGCTTTATGATTGTTGCATGCGGGTTGGCACATGTCTCATCAAGATCTTTTGATTCTGGTATTTCATCAGTATCTGAGATCAAGTTAGCTG TGATTACACTGGAAAAGTTTGTTGAGCGACTTGTAGCCTTCCCATTGGAGGATGGCAATAAGGTTTTGCAAGATTGTCTTGTGTCCTTGATGGAGGCATTCCTGCATCTTAAAGAAGTCGAGGAGAAAGAAGCTAAAGAGAGTGATAGCGAAGTCATAGATGATGAATATTCAGATGAAGAGATTAGTGATAATGAG
- the LOC103978914 gene encoding squamosa promoter-binding-like protein 6, with product MEARVGSDSHQFFAAGTSNLNGIGKKSFEWDLNDWRWDGELFVASQLNEIPADCRNKHLLQDAAKRLLSNCSSSSSGGFDLGIVENGKGEAEKRRRIIVVEEDESYGGSGSLSLKLGGHAFPVMEADLANGNKSKPQGGSSSHPTCQVEGCGADLSDSKDYHRRHKVCEMHAKASSAVVRNAIQRFCQQCSRFHLLEEFDEGKRSCRRRLAGHNRRRRKTHPDVIVNGNSSINEQASGYLLMSLLRVLSNLQSDNSEPPQDQELLTHFLRNLASLAKSFDPSNLSQLLQASQDPQKFVTAAGTSSEAVITSVPNGVPEQVSGGPLCLTDKINCNPGTCGRQTDHSTIDIPSNGMIVSAEPVIDGVRIKDFDLNNTYSETQDCEEGREKPATPLCTEMSSPNCPSCLVQDSHHSSPPQSIGNSDSTSNQSQSSSHEDARCRTDRIIFKLFGKDPTDLPLILRTQILDWLSNSPTDIESYIRPGCIILTIYLCQAESAWVQLYDDLSSNLNRLLHNSSDDLWTTGWIFAMVQDRAAFIYDGQVVLDIPLHIKHPNHCKILSVTPIAVSHSTKVKFTVKGFNLSQPTSRLLCSFDGKYLVQETSQSLVEAANSSGGQELSQCLSFSCLLPDVMGRGFIEFEDCGLSNGFLPFIIAEEDVCSEIRMLENAIDVASCDDQFHERTNAEIARNQALDFINEFGWLLRRNHMISISRESKFSPSIFTLTRFRWLMSFAMNREWSAVVKKLLDILFSGTVDAGRQSPMELALAENLLHSAVQMKSKALVELLLRYVPNRTSKDTDPDRFLFRPDMLGPSGITPLHIAASTDDAENILDALTDDPGQLGIRAWKSAQDSTGFTPEGYALAQGHDSYVRLVQNKIDKQSSPSQVVLNVSGDASDKLVDALKSSKPSVSEISRIWLSTKPQPYCNRCSQQLVFPNSVARTMLYRPVMLSLVGIAAVCVCVGLLFKTPPQVFFVCPSFRWELLDYGFI from the exons ATGGAGGCCAGGGTTGGGAGTGACAGCCATCAGTTTTTTGCTGCTGGGACGTCTAATCTGAATGGTATTGGGAAGAAGAGTTTCgagtgggacttgaatgactgGAGGTGGGATGGTGAGCTCTTTGTTGCGAGCCAATTGAATGAAATTCCTGCAGACTGTCGAAACAAACATCTGCTCCAAGATGCAGCAAAACGATTGCTGTCAAAttgttcatcttcttcttctggagGGTTTGATTTAGGCATAGTCGAGAATGGAAAAGGTGAAGCAGAGAAGCGGAGGAGGATTATAGTAGTGGAAGAGGATGAGTCTTATGGCGGAAGTGGATCTCTTAGTTTAAAGCTTGGGGGCCATGCTTTTCCAGTCATGGAGGCTGACCTTGCAAATGGAAATAAGAGCAAACCACAAGGTGGCAGTTCGAGTCATCCAACTTGCCAGGTCGAAGGCTGTGGTGCTGACCTCAGTGATTCAAAGGACTACCATAGGCGACACAAGGTCTGTGAGATGCATGCGAAGGCCAGCTCAGCAGTTGTCAGAAATGCTATCCAGCGCTTCTGCCAGCAATGTAGTAG ATTTCATCTTCTTGAAGAGTTTGATGAAGGGAAAAGAAGTTGTCGACGACGCTTGGCTGGTCACAACAGACGGAGGAGGAAAACACATCCTGATGTCATTGTGAATGGGAATTCTTCTATTAATGAACAGGCTAGCGGTTACTTATTGATGAGTTTACTCAGGGTCCTATCCAATTTGCAAT CTGATAACTCTGAGCCACCACAAGACCAGGAGCTCTTGACTCATTTTCTAAGGAACCTTGCCAGCCTTGCTAAGTCCTTTGATCCCAGTAACCTTTCTCAACTCCTACAGGCATCTCAGGATCCACAAAAGTTTGTAACGGCTGCTGGAACATCCTCAGAAGCTGTTATTACGTCTGTTCCAAATGGTGTTCCCGAGCAAGTATCTGGCGGTCCCTTATGTTTGACAGATAAAATAAATTGCAACCCCGGTACTTGTGGTAGGCAAACTGATCATAGTACAATTGACATACCCTCAAATGGAATGATAGTTTCTGCAG AACCAGTCATTGATGGAGTCAGAATTAAGGACTTTGATTTGAACAATACCTATAGCGAGACACAAGATTGTGAAGAAGGAAGAGAGAAGCCAGCAACTCCCTTGTGTACTGAGATGAGTTCTCCTAATTGCCCTTCATGTTTAGTGCAGGATTCTCATCACTCAAGTCCACCTCAGAGTATTGGCAATTCAGATTCGACATCCAACCAATCACAGTCTAGTTCCCATGAAGATGCTCGG TGTCGAACTGATAGGATCATTTTCAAACTCTTCGGCAAAGACCCTACCGATCTTCCTCTCATTTTGAGAACACAG ATTCTTGACTGGTTATCCAATAGTCCAACAGATATAGAGAGCTACATTAGGCCAGGCTGTATAATTCTGACAATATACCTTTGCCAAGCTGAGTCTGCTTGGGTACAG CTCTACGATGATTTAAGCTCCAACCTAAATAGGCTTTTGCATAACTCCTCTGACGATCTCTGGACGACAGGATGGATTTTTGCTATGGTACAAGATCGTGCGGCTTTTATTTATGATG GTCAGGTTGTGCTAGACATACCTTTACATATCAAACATCCCAACCACTGTAAGATTTTGTCTGTCACACCTATTGCTGTTTCTCATTCTACAAAGGTCAAGTTTACTGTGAAGGGCTTTAATCTTTCTCAACCAACATCTAG GTTACTATGTTCGTTTGATGGGAAATACTTGGTCCAGGAGACATCACAAAGTTTAGTTGAAGCGGCAAATAGCAGTGGTGGGCAAGAGTTGTCTCAATGCCTTAGCTTTTCTTGTTTGCTACCTGATGTCATGGGGAGAGGATTTATCGAG TTTGAAGACTGTGGCCTTAGTAATGGGTTCCTCCCCTTCATAATCGCGGAGGAAGATGTATGCTCTGAGATCCGTATGCTGGAGAATGCGATAGATGTAGCTTCATGTGATGACCAATTTCATGAAAGAACAAATGCAGAAATTGCCAGAAATCAAGCTCTGGACTTTATAAATGAATTTGGGTGGCTTCTCCGGAGGAATCATATGATATCTATTTCTCGAGAATCTAAATTTTCACCAAGTATCTTTACCCTGACACGGTTCAGGTGGCTTATGTCATTCGCTATGAATAGGGAGTGGTCTGCAGTTGTGAAAAaacttcttgatattttatttagtgGAACGGTAGATGCAGGCAGGCAATCACCCATGGAGCTTGCCTTGGCTGAAAATTTGCTTCACAGTGCTGTACAAATGAAATCCAAGGCCTTGGTTgagcttcttttgagatatgtaCCCAACAGAACTTCAAAGGATACGGATCCAGATCGATTCTTGTTTAGACCTGACATGCTTGGCCCCTCAGGCATCACTCCACTGCATATTGCAGCTTCCACTGATGATGCTGAGAACATATTGGATGCCCTTACCGATGATCCTGGACAG CTGGGAATTAGGGCATGGAAGAGCGCACAAGACAGTACTGGATTCACTCCTGAAGGCTATGCCCTTGCTCAGGGCCATGATTCATACGTAAGATTGGTTCAGAATAAAATTGATAAGCAAAGCAGCCCGAGTCAAGTGGTCCTCAACGTCTCCGGAGATGCCTCCGATAAGCTAGTAGATGCACTAAAATCCAGTAAACCAAGTGTTTCTGAGATAAGCAGGATCTGGTTGAGCACAAAACCGCAACCCTACTGCAACAGGTGCAGCCAACAGCTGGTTTTCCCGAACTCCGTGGCAAGGACTATGCTGTATAGACCAGTAATGCTGTCCCTGGTGGGTATCGCGGCCGTCTGTGTCTGTGTCGGACTGCTATTTAAGACTCCACCGCAAGTGTTCTTTGTGTGCCCCTCATTCAGGTGGGAATTGTTGGACTATGGCTTCATCTGA